Below is a genomic region from Vicinamibacterales bacterium.
GGGCAGTGGTCCATGGCGGTCACCGCGGCGCTGGCCGACATCGACGGCGACGGATGCCTCGACCTGGTCGGGGGCTGGGGCCGGTGCGACGGCACGTTCGACCTGTACGACCTGGCGAGCGTCGGTCTCCAGGCGCTCATCATCGATCCGATGAAGGCTCGCGACTCCCGGATCGCGGACTTCACGGGCGACGGCATCCCGGACATCTTCACGGACGTCTACACACGGGCGGACGACACGACCGTCCGTGCGACGCTGCACGTCGGCAACGGGAACCGGACGTTCACCGAGGACCAGGCCTTCGCGCCCTTCGAGCTCCGCGGATTCGGCGAGACGGTCCTCGCCGCCGACTTCGACAACGACGGAGACCTCGACATCTTCGTCCCGCAGTACACCCACCTCGACGACGGGGGCCGGAACCTGCTGCTGCAGAACGACGGCACGGGACACTTCGTGGAGCGCGCGGCCGCCGCCGGCGTGGACGCGAACGACCACACGATTCCCGAGGGCGCCCAGGCCCTGGACTTCGACGGCGACGGGTGGATCGACATCGCGGTCGACTCCCACATCTACCGGAACGGCGGCGATGGCACGTTCTCCGACATCGGTCCCTCGATGTCGTATCCGATCCGGTTCGACGAGGGCATGCGGCTCCTCGACGTGGACCTCGACGGGGACTTCGACCTCGTCCACCACGACGCGTTCGAGACGCGGCTGTTCGTCAACAACGGCGGCACGTTCGATCAGGGCACCGTCATCGATGGCCTCCCCGACGGCTCGACGTACGGCTTCGGCATGAACGTCTGCGACTTCAACGGCGACGGCTTCGAGGACGTGGTCGTCGCGCACAACGACTCGGCGCCTGGAACCGGACTGCCGCGCCTGCTGGTCAACGTCGGGGGCCGGTTCGTGCGATCGGATCTCCCCGCGTTCGCACCCTTCTACAACGACCTGAAGGCGTGCGCGGACCTGGACGGCTCCGGACTGCCCGACATCGTCAGCCGGATCGCCAGGGGCACGGCGGACTTCCGCCGTCTCATGACCCGCGGCGTGCCGGCCGGCACGATCACGGTGCGGGTCGAGGGCGCGCTCGGCCAGAAGAACCAGCAGGGCCGGCAGGTCCGCGT
It encodes:
- a CDS encoding VCBS repeat-containing protein yields the protein GQWSMAVTAALADIDGDGCLDLVGGWGRCDGTFDLYDLASVGLQALIIDPMKARDSRIADFTGDGIPDIFTDVYTRADDTTVRATLHVGNGNRTFTEDQAFAPFELRGFGETVLAADFDNDGDLDIFVPQYTHLDDGGRNLLLQNDGTGHFVERAAAAGVDANDHTIPEGAQALDFDGDGWIDIAVDSHIYRNGGDGTFSDIGPSMSYPIRFDEGMRLLDVDLDGDFDLVHHDAFETRLFVNNGGTFDQGTVIDGLPDGSTYGFGMNVCDFNGDGFEDVVVAHNDSAPGTGLPRLLVNVGGRFVRSDLPAFAPFYNDLKACADLDGSGLPDIVSRIARGTADFRRLMTRGVPAGTITVRVEGALGQKNQQGRQVRVRPLAQPLATLLRVVEGGSGYMSQNGYDLSVPTPWAGDHEVAVRFKTGWVTTTARPGDILTIREDGTILAGLQ